The genomic stretch GCCGGCCCGGCGCTCGTCGATCGTCTCGCCGACGCAGCAGATCGGCACCAACCCGGCGGCGAGCGCGGCGTGCAGCTTGCGGTTCACCGTTGCGTCGCTCTCGCCGAAGAGCGCCATCGCGGAGCAGTCGAAGTCGGGCTCGGAGACGCCGAAGCGCCCGCGCGTCTCGGAGTGACCGATGATCACGTAACGTACGCCCGCCTCCACCAGCATTCCGGGCGCGACCTGACCCGTGTAGGCGCCGCTGTCCTTCCAGAACATGCCCTGTGCGCCAAGCCCGATGGCGGTGCCCTTGGTGGCCTCGCGCACGGCGGCGATGGCGGTGAACGGCGGGCAGACCACCACCTCGACGTCGGAGCGGGCCGCCACCATCGGCGCCAACTCCGTGATCAGGCGGGTCGCCTCAGCGCCCGTCTTGTGCATCTTCCAGTTGCCGGCGATGATCGTGCGTCGCATGTCGCGCGGTGTCTCCTTGCCCAGGTGATCTACTGTATCGAGGGGGCGGTCGTTACCCGGCCGCGCTCGCCCTACGAGGCTATGCGAGCTGCCAGTCGCCGCGCAGGCGCAGCATGTAGTCGCGCGCGCCGGCGTACTCGGTGGTCCGCACGTTACGGACGATGCCCGGCACGTCCGCGGGCGCCTCGGTCACCACGCACTCCACATAGCCCGCGTAGTCCAGGTCGCCGGCGCCGGGAGCGGCCGAGAGCAACTCCCCCTCCGGGCTCCGATGCACATCGCGGAAGTGCACCACGCCGGCCGCGGCTCCGAAGGCCCGACAGATCGCCGTCGCTGCCTCATCGCGCTGCTCATAGGTCTCCGGGGCGATCAGGCTCGGCGCGTCCAGCACGTAGCGCACGTGGCCAGCCGTTCGGGGATCGAGCATCGAGTGGAGGGCGATCACGCGGTCGCTGCTGGAGAGCACGTGGCCCGTCCACGGCTCGATCACCAGCGTGTAGTTGCGCGCCGCCGTCTGTGCGACCACGTCGGCCAGGAAGTCGCAAAGCGCCTCCAGAGACGCGTCGGCGGAGTTGTCTGGATGGGCCTCGTGGGCCGCCGCCGCGCAACTGCCGCTCGCGATCACCACGCGTCGCGCCCCGACGATGTCCAGCGACTGCAGCAAGGTCATCAGGTCATCCCGCGTGGCGCCCATGAAGCCGGCGTCATCCGGACGAAGAGGGTTCACGTAGCACCCGACGGCGACCGGCCGGATGCCGTACTCCAGCATCGCGTCGGCGATCTCGGTCAGGTCCTGGCGCCCAAACCCCGTCTGATGCAGGCTCAACTGGCAGAGCGAGAACCCGGCGTCTCGAGCCTGCGCAAGTCGCGGAGCGACGTCCGCCGGCCGGCGCCCGGCTATCAGCACTCCGAGCTTCACGTGTCCCTCCCGCGGGCGACGCTTGCGCCGCTCCGCACCCCCCGCGCGCCACGGCGTGCTATCGGTCCTGAAGCGCCACCACGCCCGGCAACTCCTTGCCTTCCAGGAGCTCCAGCGACGCGCCGCCGCCCGTGGAGATGTGCGTCATCAGGTCGGCGTATCCCAGCTCCTCCACGGCCGCCGCGGAGTCGCCGCCCCCGACGATCGTCACGGCGCCCGAGTCCGCCAGCGCGCTCGCGACGGCCCGTGTCCCGACAGCGAAGCGGTCGACTTCGAAGATGCCCATCGGACCGTTCCAGATGACCGTGCCCGCGTCCTTCACGGCATCGGCGAAGCGGGCCTGCGTCTGCGGCCCAATGTCCACGCCCTGCCAGCCGACCGGTATGCGGTCGGCGTGCACCGTGCGCGACTGCACGTTGTCGCCGCCCTTCTCAAGCGGGTTCGCGTCGGCGATGACCACATCGACCGGCAGGAGCAGTGAGTCGCCGGCGCGAGCGAGCACCCCCTTGCAGAACTCGACCGAATCGGCGTCGAGCAGCGAGTCGCCGATCTCGCGCCCCTGCGCCTTGAAGAAGGTGTAGGCCATCCCACCACCCACGATCAGGCGGTCGACCCTGGTGAGCAGGCTCTCGATCACGCCGATCTTGCCCTTGACCTTCGCGCCGCCCAGGATGGCTACGAAGGGTCGCTTCGGGTCGGTGAGCGCGGCGCCGAGGTAGTTGATCTCCTTCTGCATCAGGAACCCGGCCACGCCGGGGATGATCCGCGCCACGCCCTCCGTGGAAGCGTGCGCGCGGTGCGCCGTGCCGAACGCGTCGTTCACGTAGATGTCGGCGAGTGCGGCGAGCCTGGCGGCGAAGGCGGCGTCGTTGGCCTCTTCCTCGGCGTGGAACCGAACGTTCTCGAGCAGCAGAACATCGCCGTCGCTCATGGCGGCGACCATCGCTTCGACGTCCGGGCCGACGCTGTCCGGGGCGAGAGGTACCTGTCGGCCGAGCAGCACGCCGAGTCGCGCGGCCACCGGCCTGAGAGTCAGCTTCTCGGCATCGCCCGGCTTGCCCTTCGGGCGCCCGAGGTGCGACACCAGGATGGTCCGGGCGCCGTGCTCGATGAGGTAGTGGATCGTGGGCAGCGCGGCGCGAATCCGCCGGTCGTCGGTGATGCGGCCGCTCTCGTCCTGCGGCACGTTGAAGTCAACGCGCACGAGGACGCGCTTGCCCGAGACGGCGACGTCCTCGACGGTCTTCTTGTTCAGGGTTGCGTTCACCAGCGTCTCCCCCCTACCCGCCGGGCGGCCCGCGAGCCTTGGACCCGCGCGCTCGGCGAGGGCATCAGCAGAACGGGGCACGGCGTGCCGTGCCCCGTCTGACAGCCCGTCCGCGCGCCGTCGCCGCGCGCCCACGCGCCGCGGGCCGCCGCGGCCCCGGCGGCGCTATCGGACGCGCCCAACAGGCTCTCTACAGCCCCTTGTCGGCGACGAACTTGATCAGGTCGGCGATGCGGCACGAGTAGCCCCACTCGTTGTCGTACCACGCCAGCACCTTCAGGTTGTGCTCGCCGACGACCATCGTCTCCTTGGCGTCCACAACGGCCGATGCGCTCTCGCCCACGTAGTCGCTGGAGACCAGGGGCTCGTCCTCGACGCGCAGCACCCCCTTGAGCGGGCCGGCGGCCGCGCGCCGCAGGGCATCGTTCGCGGTGGCTTCGGTGACCGGCTTCTCCGTGGAGACAACCAGGTCGACTAGCGAGACGGTGGGCGTGGGCACGCGCAGGGCGATGCCGTGCATCTTCCCCTTGAGCGCCGGGATCACCGCGCCGATGGCCTTGGCGGCGCCGGTGGAAGTCGGAATGATGCTCTCGGCGGCGGCGCGTGCTCGGCGCAGGTCCTTGTGGGCCTGGTCCGCAACCTTCTGGTCGTTCGTGTACGCGTGAACGGTTGTCATGAGAGCCGAGTTCACGCCGAACTCGTCGTTGAGCACCTTGGCCACCGGCGCCAGGCAGTTGGTGGTGCAGGAGGCGTTTGAGACGATCCGATCGCGGCCGGCGTCGTATGTGTCCTCGTTCACACCCAGGACGATGGTGGGAACATCGCCCTTGGGGGGTGCCGAGAGGATGACCTTCTTGACGGTCGGAGCGTGAAAGTGCGCGCCGGCCCTCTCGGGGTCCAGGAAGAGGCCGGTGCTCTCGAGGACGATCTGTACGCCCTGCTCCTGCCACGGGATCTTTCCGGGGTCACGCTCCGAATAGACAACGATCTTCTTGCCGTTAACAACGATGTCCTTGTCCTCGGCGACGACGGTGCCGTCGAACTTGCCGTAGTTCGTGTCGTGTTTGAACAGGTACGCGTTGGTGGCGGCATCCGTAAGGTCATTGAGGGCGACCACCTGGAGGTCGTCCGGGTACCGCTCGAGTATGGCACGCAGACTGAGACGGCCGATGCGGCCGAACCCATTGATCCCAACTCTAACAGCCATCGGCTGCTCCTCTCTACTGTCGCGCACAGGCGAGCCGGACACCGGATCGGGGCAGCGGCGCGCCACGGGACTCCGGGATCATTCTAGCACCTGCCGTTTCGGCAAGTCAACGCGGCGGAGGCCGAAGGCGGACTCGGCATTGACGCCCGGCGGCCGGTTCGCGCGGCGTTGACAGGCGCCCGGAGGCCCGGTAGAATGTGGCGCAATGGCACTCACCGCGAGCCCCCTGCAGTTTCGCCTCCCGGTCTTCGAGGGACCACTCGATCTGCTGCTGCACCTCATCCGCAAGCAGAGGATCGACATCTACGACATTCCTATCGCCCTTATCGCGGAGCAGTATCTGCAGCAACTCGCCATGTGGGAGGCGCTCGACCTCGCGGTCGCCGGGGAGTACGTCGTGATGGCGGCCACGCTGATCGAGTTGAAGTCGCGCCTGCTCCTGCCGGCGCCGACCGCAGCCGCCGACGAGGAGGAGGTCGACCCGCGCGCCGAGCTCGTCGAGCGGCTTCTGGAGTACGAGCGCTACAGCGGCGTCGTCGACGTGCTGAGGGGACGCGAGGAGGCGCGGCGCGGGCTGTTCTTCCGCGGCGCTCTGGAGAACGCGGAGGACTATACCCTCTCCCTGGCGGAGGGAGAGGCCGACAGCGGCGCCCTCCTTGCGGCGCTGCGCAGGCTGCTGGCCGAGGTTCAGGTGGACGACGCCACGCTGACGGCCGTCGTCCCGCGCCGTCGTATCAGCTTGCGGATGAAGATGGCCGAGATGATGCGCCGGCTGCGCGGCCGCGAGAGGGGGATGGACTTCGACAGCCTGCTCGAGCGCCCTCTGAGGCGTCAGGACATCGTGCTGACGTTCCTGGCGCTGCTGGAACTCCTGCGCCTCGGGCGCGTGCGCGCCGAGACGCCCGCCGCTGACCAGATCCGGATCCTCGCGGTGGAGCCCGCTGGATGAGCCTGGCCGCCCGCGCCGAGTGCCTGTTGTTCGTGGCTGGCGACCCGCTCCCGCTCGCCGAGATCGCGCGGGCCCTCGCGCTGGAGCCCGACTCGGCGCTCCAGGCCCTTCGGGAGCTGGATGAGCGCCTGACCGCGCGCCAGAGCGGGCTGCACGTGGTGGAGCTCGCCGGCGGCTTCCAGCTCGCCACGCGTCCGGAGCACGCCGAGGCCGTGGCGCGCCTCCTCGCCCGCTCGTCGAGCAAGCTCTCGCGGGCCGCGCTTGAGACGCTCGCCATCGTGGCCTACCGCCAGCCCGTCACGGTGCCGGAGATCGAGGCGGTGCGCGGCGTGGCCTCGGGCGGTGTCGCGCGCGCCCTCGTGGAGAAGCGCCTGATCGCCGAGGTCGGGCGCCGCCCGACGGTCGGGCGCCCGGTCCTCTACGCGACCACACCGGAGTTCCTTCACTACTTCGCGCTCCGCGGCCTGGAGGACCTTCCGCCGCTCGATGAGCCTCGGCCGCCCTCCTCTGTTCCCTCGCCGTCGCGGGGGTTCGAGCAGACGGCCGAGCCCGCGCGACCCTAGAAGGCGCCTGCCGCTTCGAGCGCCGCGCGGACAGCGCTCCAGTCGCGCGACTGCTGGGCGAGCGAGCGGCGGGAAACCAGCACCTGAGGGCTTGGATGGTAGAGCGGCACGAGGAGCCTGCCCCGCCACTCGACGAGCGTGCCGGCGGAGGAGCCCAGCGCGAGGCCGTGCGCCCCCAGGCCGCCCAGGGCGGCCAGCGCCGTGGCGCCGAGGGCGGCGACGACGGGCGGGTCCAGCAACTGCAGCGTGCGCTCCAGGAACCCGGAGCAGTTGCGCGCCTCGCTGCGCAGGGGTGGGCGATTCGCGCCCGTCGCGCTCCGGGGACTGCAGAGCACCGCATTCGTGATGAAGATGTCGGCGCGCGTGAGGCCGACGCCGGTCAGCAGCGCCTCGAACGCGACGCCCGAGCGGTCACCGACCATCGGGACCCGCGTGCGATCGGCGCCCTGCCGCCCGGGCGCCTCGGCCACGAAAAGCACGCGCGGCGTCAGCGTGCCGTTGCGTGAGCTGAGGACCGCCGCGCGTTGCGCCATGCGCGGGCAGCGCAGGCAGGCGGCCGCCTCGGCCACGAGCCGGGCGAACATCGCCTGCCTGTCGTCTGCCATCCGTCGCTCCTGTTGGCCGCGCGGTCAGTCGCGGGTGAACATGGCGTCGGTCACGGCGCCCTGCTTGAGTGCCCTCACGTGGCCATCGGCGAACACGGAGTTGGCCAGGCCACGGTGCCGAACGGTCTGGGTGGCGGCGTCGATGTCCTTGCCGGCGTCGACGTGGCGGAAGTCCATGTTCGGACTGCCCCACCACTGCCAGGGCGGATCGATGCCCGCGGTCTCCGTCATCTGGCCGGTGCCGCCCCACCACGGCGCGTCGTAGAAGCCGGCGTCGGCGTAAGCGATCTTGCCGGCCGGAGCGGAGAGTGAGGCCAGCGCCGCCGGGTTCAGCGGGGGCCAGGTCTGCGTCAGCCAGTAGTCGGAACCCAGATACCCCCAGTTGTACCCGTAGCCGTTGCCATCGCCGAAACGTGGCGCGGCGGTGAAGCTGGGGCACTTCTGCACCTGATGGTTGCGCATGTAGGGGTAGAGTAGTCCGAGGCCTTTGTCCCAACCGGTGTCGGTGCGCTTGCCGAACCAGTACTGGAAGCACGTGAACCCCTGACAGTCATCGTACTGGTAGAGCGGAAAGACCTCGTCGTAGTCCTGTGTGTACATCATCGTGGCCAGGCCAAGCTGCCGCAGGTTCGAGGCGCAACTCGCCTGCCGCGCCTTCTCCCGTGCCTGCGCGAAGACTGGGAAGAGGATCGCGGCCAGGATGGCGATCACCGCGATCACGACGAGCAACTCGATGAGCGTGAAGCCGCCGGGCGGCTTCGGGCGTCCGCACTCCATTCCATGTCTCTCCTTCCGGCGTTAGCCGGCGTGATGTGCCCTGGTGGGAGTGGCAGGGACGCCTGGCGCGACAAGCGAAAACACCATCCCGCGAAGGATGGTGTTCGATGTGCTCGTTCGGCCCGGGCAGAGCCCGGCGTCCGGAGCCATCACACCCTTTTCTCGCGAAGGGCTTGCGTGATGGGTTGCAGGCGGGTGCTCGGGCTCGCCTCGCTTGCGCGAGACATACCGTAGCGGGACTGCGCCGGATTCGCACCGGACTTCCCCTCTTTCGCTGCCGCGTCACTCAGCGCGGCACTCCTGCAACGCTATTCGGTTGTACGGGTGCTTCAGAACCGCAGCGGGTACATTATAGGCGGCTCGCTCACGAGGTGTCAATGAGTATTGCACCGGCCGCTCGCGGCATCGCTCAGTGCGCCGCCAACTTCAGCGAGGGCGCGCGGCCCGAGGTTGTCGAGGCCATCGTCTCGGCCGCCTCGGGATGGCCCGGATGCGTCGTCGCCGATTGGTCCGCGGACCCCGACCACAACCGGCTCGTGGTAACGCTCCTCGGCCATCCTCGGCGCCTGGAGGCCGCCGTGCTCGCGGCGGCCCAGGAAGCGGTGCGCCGGATCGACCTACGCGCGCACCGCGGCGCCCATCCACGCATCGGCGCGGTCGATGTCGTGCCGTTTGTACCGCTGCGCGGCATTTCGATGGCCGAGTGCGCGCAGGCGGCCGCGAATCTCGGGCGTCGACTCGCCGCTGAGATGGGCCTGCCGGTCTACCTCTACGAGGAATCGGCGGCCCCGGGCCGCCGACGGTCGCTGCCGGACGTCCGGCGCGGCGGCTTCGAGCGCCTCTCCGCTGAACCTCTCTCGGGCGAGCGCGCGCCGGACTTCGGTCCGATGCGCGCGCATCCCACAGCCGGCGCGGTGGTCGTCGGGGCGAGGCGCCCCCTCGTCGCCTTCAACGTGCTGCTCGACGCGGAGGATCCGAGGACCGCGCGCGCGATCGCCCACATCATCCGTGCCGAGCGCGAGACGCATTCCGCGCTCGGCGGCGTGCGAGCGCTCGGCCTGGCGCTCTCCTCCCGCCGGGCAACGCAGGTCTCCATGAACCTGACCGAGCCCGACAGATCGCCGATGCCTGATGTCTACGCGTTCGTGCGCGCCCATGCCCGCGCGCTCGGCGCCGACGTCGTCGCGAGCGAGGTGATCGGCCTGGTACCCCGGTGCGCCCTGGGCGGGCGCGCCCCCTCGGTTATCCGATGGCGCGCGTATCGGCCGCACCGCATCGTCGAGTACTGGCTCGACGGCCCGGGCGCAGCCGCGCTCGCGCCAACTTCTGCCCTGGCGGCCGATCGCCCGGCAACCTGCGACGATGCGGCGCGGGCGCGCTGACAGCGCGGAGCCGCCTGCCGCGCCGGCCACGTCCCGCGCCCACGCCGTGCTGGCCGCTCCCTCGGGGCGCGTCATGTTCTGGCGCGCCACGGCGTGGGCCGTTCTGGCCGCTCTCTGCGTCGCGCGCTCCTACGACCCGGTCTCTGACCGGCGGGCGCTTGTTGCGGCGCTCGCCGCTCTCGTCGCCGCCACGCTCGGCCCCCTGCTGGAGCGCGCCGGGGGTCGCAGCCTCGCCGCATCCGTGCTCCTGCTCGGCGCCGAGGTGGCCGCCGCCGCCGCCATCCAGTTCCTGCTCCCTCCCGGCGCCATCGCCCGCAACGCGCCCTTCCTCGTGGCGGTGGCCGACGCCTACACGGTCTTTGGCTCGCAAGGCGCGGCCTGGGTGTCGACGGCCTGCGCCGTCCTGGCCGCCACGGGTCCGCTGAGCGGCGCGCTGCCGGGCCATCACCCTGCCCTCGCGCTCGAGGGCGCCCTCCCGGCCGCGCTCGGTGCCTTCCTCTGGGCGACGGGCTGGCGAGGGCGGCGCCTGCCGCCAACGGTGCTCCCGGCGCGCACCGTCGACACCGTGGAGCGAGCGGTGGACGACATCGCGGAGCGCGAGCGTCGCCTGCGCGCCTCCTACCAGGAGGTCGTCGCGGTGGCGCGGGCCCGGCAGGCCGAGATCGAGGAGGCGCGGCTGATCGGCGCGATGCTGCAGGCCGCGGCGGAAGGCGCCGACGCCGAGCAGGGCTACCGGAACGTGCTCAGGTTGCTCGCCTCCGCCCTGGGCGCCGAGTCGGGGGCTGCGTGGCGCGTGCGGCCGAGCGCTGGTTCGGCCATCCTCCGGGTGGCGACCGGCCCAGCGGCTCGGCGCTCGACCGCGTCGGTGCCGCTGGCTCCGGCGGCGCTGCCCGCCGAGGTGCGCGCGGTATGCGAGCGCGCCCTGACCGGCGCGGGCGCCGGAGCGGCCGCGGCCGTGTGCCTGAGGATGGATGGCGAGATCTGGGGCGTGGTCGGAGTTGCCGGGGCGGCGCTGGCTCCCGACGTGGTGTCGAGCAGAAGGCGGCTCGGAGCGCTCGCGGAGCCCGTGTCGACCGCGCTGTGGTCGATCGAGGCGCGGCACTCCGCCGTGCGCCACGCCGAGCTCGAGGTGGGCCTGCGGCGCCTCGCGAGCCTGCCACACCTGGGCGCCACGGATGAGGCAGCGGCGCGATGCCTGGCGGCGATGCGCGCGCCATGCCGCTGCGACTCTGGCGCGCTGTGGCTGCACCACGCACCGGACGGGGCGCCACGGCTCGCCGCCTCGTTCGGACAGGTGAGCCCACCACGGAACGCCGAGCGGTGGCCCGGGCCCGCCGGCGCGGCGGGCTGGTGCGCGGCGCACGCCCTCTCCATCTGGCTGCCGGACACTACCAGCGGCAGTCACCTCGTGGTTCCCGTCGCCGCGCGCGGCCGCGGAATCGGCGCCGTGTGGCTCGGAGACATCGCACCCGGCGGCATCGGCGCCGACATCGCCGCCGCCATGCGAGCCGCCGGCGCGTATGCTGGCGCCGCGCTGGGCGAGGGCCCGGGCGAGCAGACGGACGCACTCACGGGCCTCCTTCACGAAGCACGTTTCACGGCCGCGCTCGAGGGCTCGGACGCGCGGCGGGCCCTGTTCGTTACCCACCTCGACGGGATCGATCGGGTCGCGGAGCGGCACGGGGCCGCGGCGGCGGACGGTCTGCTCAGCGCCTTCGCCGCGCTGCTCGTCGGCGCGGCGCCCGTCGGCTCGACGCTCGGGCTCCTCGGCGGCGACCCCGCGGCGCTGGTCGCGGTCGCCGACGCCCGTGCCGCGCGCGAGCTTGCCGAGGAGGTGCGGCGGGCCGTGCTTGGGTGGCGGGAACCGTACGCAGCCGCGCTGGGCCCGGGGCCAACCGCGAGCGTGGCGTACGCAACCGACGGCGGCGGGCTCGCGCGGGCAGCCGGCGCGCGCGCGGCGCTGGCCGCCGCACGCGACTCCGGGGGCAACGCGGTGTACGCCGCGCTCTAGCTTGTGCGGCCCTGGCCTATGTGATATAATGGGTCATCGCTTCGTCGCGCCATGCTAGAGAGTGGGCCCCACCCGCTCTTTCGTCTTACCTGTGGCCGCCTGTTCGGGCGGCTTCGGTTTGTTTGGAGGGGGCCGGCACAATGAATGGGGATTTCGCCGACGCGCTGCAGCAGATCGCTCGGGAGAAGGAGATGTCGGCGGAGGCGCTGCTCGAGACCGTGGAGCAGGCCCTCGTCACCGCCTACAAGAAGAACTTTGCCGCGCAGGGCGGCGAGATCAAGGTGCGGATCAACTCGTCCAAGCCATCGCTGCAGGTGTTCTGCCAGAAGCTCGTAGTTGAGGAGGAGGCCAGCCCCGATGAGATCGCGCTGAACGCGGCGCGCCAGCACGATCCCGACATCATGCCCGGCGAGGTGCTCGAGATCGAGGTGACTCCGACCGCCTTTGGCCGGATCGCCGCGCAGACCGCCAAGCAGGTGGTTGTCCAGCGGCTGCGCGAGGCGGAGCGCGATCGCATATTCGAAGAGTACAATCAGCGCGTGGGCGAGGTCGTGACCGGCATCGTACAGCGCCGCGAGCACCGCAACATCCTGGTGAACATTGGCAAGATCGAGGCTGTGCTGCCCCCTTCCGAGCAGGTCCCCACCGAGCCGTACCGGTTCAATGACCGGCTCAAGGTGTACATCGTGGAGGTCCGCACCGCTCCCAAGGGACCGCAGGTCACTGTCTCGCGCACGCACCCGAGCCTGATCCGGCGACTGTTTGAACTAGAGGTGCCGGAGATAGCCGATGGTATTGCCGTCATCAAGTCGGTGGCGCGCGAGCCAGGAGCCCGCT from Chthonomonadales bacterium encodes the following:
- a CDS encoding DUF1559 domain-containing protein; the protein is MECGRPKPPGGFTLIELLVVIAVIAILAAILFPVFAQAREKARQASCASNLRQLGLATMMYTQDYDEVFPLYQYDDCQGFTCFQYWFGKRTDTGWDKGLGLLYPYMRNHQVQKCPSFTAAPRFGDGNGYGYNWGYLGSDYWLTQTWPPLNPAALASLSAPAGKIAYADAGFYDAPWWGGTGQMTETAGIDPPWQWWGSPNMDFRHVDAGKDIDAATQTVRHRGLANSVFADGHVRALKQGAVTDAMFTRD
- a CDS encoding TIM barrel protein, which codes for MKLGVLIAGRRPADVAPRLAQARDAGFSLCQLSLHQTGFGRQDLTEIADAMLEYGIRPVAVGCYVNPLRPDDAGFMGATRDDLMTLLQSLDIVGARRVVIASGSCAAAAHEAHPDNSADASLEALCDFLADVVAQTAARNYTLVIEPWTGHVLSSSDRVIALHSMLDPRTAGHVRYVLDAPSLIAPETYEQRDEAATAICRAFGAAAGVVHFRDVHRSPEGELLSAAPGAGDLDYAGYVECVVTEAPADVPGIVRNVRTTEYAGARDYMLRLRGDWQLA
- a CDS encoding uracil-DNA glycosylase, which translates into the protein MADDRQAMFARLVAEAAACLRCPRMAQRAAVLSSRNGTLTPRVLFVAEAPGRQGADRTRVPMVGDRSGVAFEALLTGVGLTRADIFITNAVLCSPRSATGANRPPLRSEARNCSGFLERTLQLLDPPVVAALGATALAALGGLGAHGLALGSSAGTLVEWRGRLLVPLYHPSPQVLVSRRSLAQQSRDWSAVRAALEAAGAF
- the ftcD gene encoding glutamate formimidoyltransferase, whose protein sequence is MSIAPAARGIAQCAANFSEGARPEVVEAIVSAASGWPGCVVADWSADPDHNRLVVTLLGHPRRLEAAVLAAAQEAVRRIDLRAHRGAHPRIGAVDVVPFVPLRGISMAECAQAAANLGRRLAAEMGLPVYLYEESAAPGRRRSLPDVRRGGFERLSAEPLSGERAPDFGPMRAHPTAGAVVVGARRPLVAFNVLLDAEDPRTARAIAHIIRAERETHSALGGVRALGLALSSRRATQVSMNLTEPDRSPMPDVYAFVRAHARALGADVVASEVIGLVPRCALGGRAPSVIRWRAYRPHRIVEYWLDGPGAAALAPTSALAADRPATCDDAARAR
- a CDS encoding phosphoglycerate kinase; its protein translation is MNKKTVEDVAVSGKRVLVRVDFNVPQDESGRITDDRRIRAALPTIHYLIEHGARTILVSHLGRPKGKPGDAEKLTLRPVAARLGVLLGRQVPLAPDSVGPDVEAMVAAMSDGDVLLLENVRFHAEEEANDAAFAARLAALADIYVNDAFGTAHRAHASTEGVARIIPGVAGFLMQKEINYLGAALTDPKRPFVAILGGAKVKGKIGVIESLLTRVDRLIVGGGMAYTFFKAQGREIGDSLLDADSVEFCKGVLARAGDSLLLPVDVVIADANPLEKGGDNVQSRTVHADRIPVGWQGVDIGPQTQARFADAVKDAGTVIWNGPMGIFEVDRFAVGTRAVASALADSGAVTIVGGGDSAAAVEELGYADLMTHISTGGGASLELLEGKELPGVVALQDR
- the gap gene encoding type I glyceraldehyde-3-phosphate dehydrogenase, producing the protein MAVRVGINGFGRIGRLSLRAILERYPDDLQVVALNDLTDAATNAYLFKHDTNYGKFDGTVVAEDKDIVVNGKKIVVYSERDPGKIPWQEQGVQIVLESTGLFLDPERAGAHFHAPTVKKVILSAPPKGDVPTIVLGVNEDTYDAGRDRIVSNASCTTNCLAPVAKVLNDEFGVNSALMTTVHAYTNDQKVADQAHKDLRRARAAAESIIPTSTGAAKAIGAVIPALKGKMHGIALRVPTPTVSLVDLVVSTEKPVTEATANDALRRAAAGPLKGVLRVEDEPLVSSDYVGESASAVVDAKETMVVGEHNLKVLAWYDNEWGYSCRIADLIKFVADKGL
- a CDS encoding GGDEF domain-containing protein, with the translated sequence MFWRATAWAVLAALCVARSYDPVSDRRALVAALAALVAATLGPLLERAGGRSLAASVLLLGAEVAAAAAIQFLLPPGAIARNAPFLVAVADAYTVFGSQGAAWVSTACAVLAATGPLSGALPGHHPALALEGALPAALGAFLWATGWRGRRLPPTVLPARTVDTVERAVDDIAERERRLRASYQEVVAVARARQAEIEEARLIGAMLQAAAEGADAEQGYRNVLRLLASALGAESGAAWRVRPSAGSAILRVATGPAARRSTASVPLAPAALPAEVRAVCERALTGAGAGAAAAVCLRMDGEIWGVVGVAGAALAPDVVSSRRRLGALAEPVSTALWSIEARHSAVRHAELEVGLRRLASLPHLGATDEAAARCLAAMRAPCRCDSGALWLHHAPDGAPRLAASFGQVSPPRNAERWPGPAGAAGWCAAHALSIWLPDTTSGSHLVVPVAARGRGIGAVWLGDIAPGGIGADIAAAMRAAGAYAGAALGEGPGEQTDALTGLLHEARFTAALEGSDARRALFVTHLDGIDRVAERHGAAAADGLLSAFAALLVGAAPVGSTLGLLGGDPAALVAVADARAARELAEEVRRAVLGWREPYAAALGPGPTASVAYATDGGGLARAAGARAALAAARDSGGNAVYAAL
- the scpB gene encoding SMC-Scp complex subunit ScpB, whose amino-acid sequence is MSLAARAECLLFVAGDPLPLAEIARALALEPDSALQALRELDERLTARQSGLHVVELAGGFQLATRPEHAEAVARLLARSSSKLSRAALETLAIVAYRQPVTVPEIEAVRGVASGGVARALVEKRLIAEVGRRPTVGRPVLYATTPEFLHYFALRGLEDLPPLDEPRPPSSVPSPSRGFEQTAEPARP
- a CDS encoding segregation/condensation protein A encodes the protein MALTASPLQFRLPVFEGPLDLLLHLIRKQRIDIYDIPIALIAEQYLQQLAMWEALDLAVAGEYVVMAATLIELKSRLLLPAPTAAADEEEVDPRAELVERLLEYERYSGVVDVLRGREEARRGLFFRGALENAEDYTLSLAEGEADSGALLAALRRLLAEVQVDDATLTAVVPRRRISLRMKMAEMMRRLRGRERGMDFDSLLERPLRRQDIVLTFLALLELLRLGRVRAETPAADQIRILAVEPAG
- a CDS encoding triose-phosphate isomerase: MRRTIIAGNWKMHKTGAEATRLITELAPMVAARSDVEVVVCPPFTAIAAVREATKGTAIGLGAQGMFWKDSGAYTGQVAPGMLVEAGVRYVIIGHSETRGRFGVSEPDFDCSAMALFGESDATVNRKLHAALAAGLVPICCVGETIDERRAGRTDEVVAAQTAGALARVDAERVAGIVFAYEPVWAIGTGEVCDAPEADRVCGVLRAHVGRLYGGAAAADVRVQYGGSVKPDNAADLLARPNIDGALVGGASLKAADFAAIVQAAPR
- the nusA gene encoding transcription termination/antitermination protein NusA, which produces MNGDFADALQQIAREKEMSAEALLETVEQALVTAYKKNFAAQGGEIKVRINSSKPSLQVFCQKLVVEEEASPDEIALNAARQHDPDIMPGEVLEIEVTPTAFGRIAAQTAKQVVVQRLREAERDRIFEEYNQRVGEVVTGIVQRREHRNILVNIGKIEAVLPPSEQVPTEPYRFNDRLKVYIVEVRTAPKGPQVTVSRTHPSLIRRLFELEVPEIADGIAVIKSVAREPGARSKIAVHSRDEKVDPVGSCVGHRGSRVQAVVNELYDEKIDIIRWSPEADQFIAEALSPAKAVKVTTNEAAKSAFVMVPDTQLSLAIGKAGQNVRLAARLTGWRIDIRSESQVARAALIQATTPEEGEISTEEEAPLPQALAAEASAPAEAAAEAPGAAEAAAAAPAEAPALAVPSDGAEHAEDGGPAAPAGMPVEPTEGAGRAPV